A genomic region of Photobacterium swingsii contains the following coding sequences:
- a CDS encoding bestrophin-like domain, with amino-acid sequence MIESLPTFVGLATVISLSALVAVLFTTLIHYTVHPARTDENAQLCSTLSTRLGAIQAFILALAFNSVFSEYNELRESIDQEAMVISLVLEDLSEELPAEHALPSIATLANYVYAVIEEDWITKDPLASSLTADHALYDLRRLMDAIPRNPDIVATTTEIDKLLDEIERLRMQRLFDYDDDLPPLFWVMVIGLFFLALIPMSYFKQTKVSMFYLSAYGAATGMVMYAILIYSQPFQTSLTVGNQPFQQILHSIEEEYTLQQRLLDDPDDLRLPEVKSMQATPYPRER; translated from the coding sequence GTGATAGAATCGCTTCCAACTTTTGTCGGATTGGCCACAGTTATCAGCCTTTCAGCGCTGGTTGCTGTGCTGTTCACTACCCTCATCCACTACACCGTTCACCCTGCTCGCACCGATGAAAATGCGCAGTTATGCTCTACACTGTCGACACGGTTAGGCGCTATTCAAGCATTCATTCTTGCGCTCGCATTCAATTCCGTTTTTTCCGAATACAACGAGTTACGCGAATCAATTGATCAAGAGGCTATGGTGATCTCTTTGGTTCTGGAGGATTTGAGTGAAGAATTGCCCGCTGAGCATGCACTTCCTAGCATCGCGACACTCGCAAACTATGTCTATGCGGTGATTGAAGAAGACTGGATTACCAAAGACCCACTGGCAAGCAGCCTTACCGCAGATCACGCCCTGTATGATTTACGACGCTTAATGGATGCCATTCCTCGCAATCCAGACATCGTTGCAACAACCACTGAAATAGACAAACTGCTTGATGAGATAGAACGGCTACGCATGCAGCGATTATTTGATTACGATGATGACCTACCCCCTCTATTTTGGGTCATGGTGATTGGCCTCTTTTTCCTTGCTCTGATCCCAATGAGCTATTTCAAACAAACCAAAGTAAGTATGTTTTATCTCTCAGCGTATGGCGCTGCCACAGGTATGGTGATGTACGCAATTTTGATTTATTCACAACCCTTCCAAACAAGCTTAACCGTCGGCAACCAGCCCTTTCAGCAAATACTCCACTCAATTGAAGAAGAATATACACTTCAGCAGCGACTCCTTGATGATCCTGACGATCTCCGCCTGCCAGAAGTTAAATCAATGCAAGCTACACCCTATCCACGGGAACGCTAG
- a CDS encoding L-lactate permease: MTDTLLALLAFSPIVLAAILLVGLNWPAKHAMPVAFGLTVIIALFGWDMSANRVLASSIQGLMITIAVLWIVFGAIFLLNTLKHTGAITTIRNGFTDISTDRRVQAIIIAWCFGSFIEGASGFGTPAAIAAPLLVAIGFPALAAVLMGMMIQSTPVSFGAVGTPIIVGVNKGLDTHNITETLISNGSTWDVYLQQITTNVALIHACVGTLMPVLMAMMLTRFFGKNRSWTEGLDILPFALFAGFAFTVPYALTGALLGPEFPSLIGGLVGLAIVVTAAKKGFLVPKSKWDFESEDKWPAEWLGSLKIEIKEATGKPMSLALAWAPYVLLAVILVASRVSKDFKGMLTDVSFSLSNILGETGISAAIQPLYLPGGILVFVALLAVLLQSRQITPLFKAFGESSKTLIGAGFVLIFTIPMVRIFINSGVNGADLASMPVTTANFASGLVGEFFPALSATIGALGAFIAGSNTVSNMMFSQFQFEVAQTLSISSAAVVALQAVGAAAGNMIAIHNVVAASATVGLLGREGATLRKTVIPTFYYLVMTGVIGLVIIYGFDIGDVLLASSS; encoded by the coding sequence ATGACTGATACCCTACTCGCTTTACTCGCCTTTTCGCCGATAGTGCTCGCCGCTATCTTACTGGTTGGTCTTAATTGGCCAGCAAAACACGCAATGCCTGTCGCCTTTGGTTTAACGGTTATTATTGCTCTATTCGGTTGGGATATGTCCGCTAACCGTGTACTTGCATCCAGTATCCAAGGCTTAATGATCACCATTGCAGTGTTGTGGATTGTGTTCGGTGCTATCTTCTTGTTAAACACTTTAAAGCACACTGGCGCTATCACGACCATTCGTAATGGTTTCACCGATATATCTACCGATCGTCGGGTTCAAGCCATCATCATTGCATGGTGTTTTGGCTCGTTTATTGAAGGAGCATCAGGCTTTGGTACCCCTGCTGCTATTGCCGCACCATTACTAGTTGCTATTGGTTTTCCTGCCTTAGCAGCTGTGCTGATGGGCATGATGATCCAATCAACACCGGTTTCTTTCGGTGCGGTTGGCACACCTATTATCGTTGGTGTTAACAAAGGGCTTGATACCCACAACATCACTGAAACCTTAATCAGTAACGGCTCAACTTGGGATGTGTATTTACAACAAATCACCACGAATGTTGCCCTGATCCACGCTTGTGTTGGTACATTAATGCCAGTGCTAATGGCGATGATGTTAACGCGATTTTTTGGTAAAAACAGAAGTTGGACAGAAGGCTTAGATATCCTGCCGTTCGCTCTATTTGCTGGTTTTGCTTTTACTGTACCTTATGCATTAACAGGTGCATTACTCGGCCCTGAATTCCCATCGTTAATTGGCGGTTTAGTGGGATTAGCTATTGTCGTTACTGCTGCGAAAAAAGGCTTTTTAGTACCAAAATCAAAGTGGGATTTTGAAAGCGAAGATAAATGGCCAGCAGAATGGTTAGGTTCACTCAAAATAGAGATTAAAGAAGCTACAGGCAAACCAATGAGCCTCGCATTAGCGTGGGCACCTTATGTGCTGTTAGCGGTAATATTGGTTGCGAGCCGAGTCAGTAAAGACTTCAAAGGTATGTTGACCGATGTTAGCTTCTCTCTCAGTAACATACTCGGTGAAACAGGGATCAGTGCTGCAATTCAACCTTTGTATTTACCCGGTGGAATCTTAGTATTTGTAGCCTTACTAGCCGTGTTGCTTCAATCACGTCAAATAACTCCGTTATTTAAAGCCTTTGGGGAGTCAAGTAAGACCTTGATTGGCGCTGGTTTCGTACTCATTTTTACCATTCCTATGGTACGAATTTTCATTAACTCAGGCGTCAATGGTGCTGACTTAGCCAGCATGCCTGTAACCACTGCGAATTTTGCCTCAGGCTTAGTCGGTGAATTCTTCCCTGCCCTTAGTGCGACAATTGGTGCGCTTGGCGCTTTCATCGCGGGCTCTAATACCGTATCGAACATGATGTTCAGCCAATTCCAATTTGAAGTGGCACAAACGCTAAGTATCTCAAGTGCGGCAGTTGTTGCCTTACAAGCAGTCGGGGCGGCAGCAGGTAACATGATCGCGATTCACAATGTGGTTGCCGCATCAGCAACAGTGGGGTTGTTAGGCCGAGAAGGGGCAACATTACGTAAAACGGTTATCCCAACCTTTTACTACCTTGTTATGACTGGCGTGATCGGCTTGGTCATTATTTATGGCTTCGATATAGGTGATGTGCTACTAGCCAGTAGTTCGTAA
- a CDS encoding LysR family transcriptional regulator, with protein sequence MVKTDDLILFAQVVELGSFSRVAEQNSLTNSVVSKRIARLEEDLGVQLLYRSTRKLTVSEAGKLLYQGAKNVKQAAVEAIDTVSGFGEKVTGHVKMSVPTISGDLLLADAVADFCVQNPGMTVDMSLDNKFVDLIDDGFDLVIRTGHLEDSSLIARHILDSQWVICAAPAYISRNGKPQQPEDLINHNCLQYAYQTTGAAEWQFKGDHGNYIVRISGNFSTNNAGALRKAALGGHGIAYVPRCLVYHDLMKGDLMDLFPKQVGKRLGIYAVYPFTRQPPQKIRLLIEHIRARYLAIGHYF encoded by the coding sequence ATGGTTAAAACAGACGATTTAATCCTGTTTGCACAGGTAGTAGAGCTGGGGTCTTTCAGTCGAGTAGCTGAACAAAACTCCCTTACAAACTCAGTGGTTAGCAAGCGAATTGCGCGGTTAGAAGAAGATCTTGGCGTGCAACTTTTATATCGAAGCACACGAAAGTTGACTGTGAGTGAAGCCGGAAAATTGCTTTATCAAGGTGCTAAAAATGTGAAGCAGGCAGCGGTAGAAGCTATAGATACTGTGTCTGGATTTGGTGAAAAAGTCACTGGACACGTGAAAATGTCAGTGCCTACTATCTCTGGAGACCTACTTTTAGCAGATGCGGTTGCAGATTTTTGCGTGCAAAATCCGGGCATGACGGTAGATATGTCGCTTGATAATAAGTTTGTTGATTTAATCGATGACGGGTTCGATCTGGTGATCAGGACTGGCCACCTCGAAGACTCTAGTTTGATTGCGCGGCATATATTAGATTCACAATGGGTAATCTGTGCTGCACCAGCTTATATCAGCCGCAACGGCAAACCACAGCAACCGGAAGATTTAATCAATCACAATTGCTTGCAGTATGCCTATCAAACAACCGGTGCGGCAGAATGGCAATTTAAGGGTGACCACGGTAATTACATTGTGAGGATCAGCGGTAATTTCTCGACCAATAATGCAGGCGCATTACGTAAAGCAGCATTAGGCGGTCATGGTATTGCTTATGTACCTAGGTGTTTGGTGTACCATGATTTGATGAAAGGAGATTTAATGGATTTATTTCCCAAGCAAGTTGGTAAGCGATTGGGGATTTATGCTGTGTATCCATTCACCCGTCAACCGCCACAGAAAATCCGTTTGTTAATAGAGCATATTCGCGCGCGCTATCTCGCGATTGGCCACTATTTTTAA